A window of the Linepithema humile isolate Giens D197 chromosome 4, Lhum_UNIL_v1.0, whole genome shotgun sequence genome harbors these coding sequences:
- the LOC105673431 gene encoding cytochrome P450 4C1 codes for LPTHSSQISLLLDSLQIPLLFSPLPYSFLLSPFPIIDQLLFLLPKIFSHFNFILHSPDIYPNGHIKSFYFILKDFNVLIGYHNIFIRRFDIWTFLYSTVFVIEEILQVANKLVKNFSSPFRVWFGNIAYICVYDGDQIKAVLQSRCFEKSSIYNIFKPVLRTGLLTSSVSIWSSNRKMMERIFTPNHLRMYFNIFVQQSLALTDELEKVEQNSNEIILLDFLYRYNLNIACETMLGLKVESQLLHQLLEIVMSIKKTFRYRLSHIFLHSNVIFNLSTTKRRQQKLLNNGILLINEILQRKHAFDKFEATKSNSETLLFDILLEASHEGRLTQQEHLDQVITMLFAATDTTALTINFVTFMLANFPEVQEKVYNELSEIYGTESPKSVPIKYDDLQKMEYLNRVIKETMRLFPSGPLIGRILTEELKIGEIILPKGADILMSIFHMHRNKKHWSNPLVFDPDRFLPGNLKHCSKYFMPFSTGLRNCIGQKYAMISMKVILATLIRTFEFKLDKNINIYDIKLSIDATLCTVNPLKVKIEKRNY; via the exons TTACCTACCCATTCTTCGCAAATTTCCCTCCTTTTAGACTCTCTCCAGATCCCCCTCCTTTTCTCCCCTCTTCCATATTCCTTCCTCCTCTCCCCTTTTCCTATAATAGATCAGCTCCTTTTCCTTCTACCAAAAATCTTTTCTCACTTCAATTTCATCCTTCATTCACCTGACATATATCCGAATGGACAtatcaaaagtttttattttatccttaAGGACTTCAATGTTCTAATCGGATAccataacatttttatcagaCGTTTTGACATTTGGACTTTCTTATATTCAACTGTTTTTGTGATTGAAG aaattttacaaGTTGCAAATAAACTAGTGAAGAATTTTTCATCTCCATTTCGAGTCTGGTTTGGcaatattgcatatatctGTGTATATGACGGAGACCAGATAAag GCTGTCCTGCAAAGTCGATGCTTCGAGAAAAGTTcgatttataacatttttaaaccAGTATTGAGAACAGGACTTCTCACATCTTCTG tatCTATATGGAGTTCAAATCGAAAAATGATGGAGAGAATTTTTACTCCAAACCACCTTCGAAtgtactttaatatatttgtgcaaCAATCATTAGCACTTACGGACGAATTAGAAAAAGTTGAACAAAATAGTAATGAAATTATACTTCTTGACTTcctatatagatataatttgaACATTGCGTGTG AAACTATGTTGGGCCTCAAAGTGGAATCACAATTACTACACCAATTACTTGAAATAGTGATGAg CATAAAGAAAACTTTTAGATATAGATTAAGTCacatatttttgcattcaAATGTTATATTCAATCTTTCTACTACAAAACGGAGACAGcaaaaactattaaataatGGCATTTTGCTTATAAATGAG ATACTGCAAAGGAAACATGCATTCGATAAATTTGAGGCAACCAAATCCAACAGTGAGACACTTC TTTTCGACATTCTGTTGGAAGCATCTCATGAAGGAAGATTAACTCAACAAGAACATTTGGATCAAGTGATTACAATGTTATTCGCA GCCACTGACACAACTGCtcttacaataaattttgtgacTTTTATGCTCGCAAATTTCCCAGAAGTACAG GAAAAAGTGTACAATGAATTATCAGAAATTTACGGCACTGAATCTCCAAAATCTGTACCAATTAAATATGAtgatttgcaaaaaatggaatatttgAATCGAGTTATTAAGGAAACAATGAGACTCTTCCCATCTGGTCCTTTGATTGGACGAATTCTAACAGAAGAATTAAAGATAG gagaaattattttacctaAAGGAGCTGATATACTTATGTCTATATTTCATATGCACCGAAATAAGAAACATTGGTCGAATCCCTTGGTGTTCGATCCAGATAGATTTCTCCCAGGAAACCTAAAACAttgttcgaaatatttcatgcCGTTTAGTACCGGACTCAGAAATTGTATTG GTCAGAAGTATGCGATGATTTCTATGAAAGTCATTCTTGCAACATTGATACGaacatttgaatttaaattagataaaaatatcaatatatatgatataaaacttAGTATAGACGCAACATTGTGTACTGTAAATCCTCTGAaagttaaaatagaaaaaagaaattattga
- the LOC105667477 gene encoding cytochrome P450 4C1 has product MFVTVTLITLICLGVSYILSNFWRRSFIKKVNTFPGPKAYPLVGSALYFVGINTSELLQVASTLVNNFSSPFRVWFGHIAYIGVYDGEHIKAVLQSRCFEKSSLYETFKPVLRTGLITSPVSLWSSNRKMIERMFTSNNLRIYFNIFVEQSLALMGELKKVEQNGNEIILLDFLYRSIFNIACETMLGVKVESQLVHRLLKQMTSIKEIWRYRLSNIFLHSNIIFNLSTTKWKQQKQLNYTILLVNELLQRKHVFEKSVVAKSNSKTFLIDILLEACHEGRLTRQELLDHVNTMLSAAIDTTAVTINFVTFMLANFPEVQEKAYKELSEIYGNESPKSVPIKYDDLQKMDYLNQVIKETMRLFPAVPVIGRILTEDLKIGETILPKGAETIMSILHMHRNKKHWSNPLMFDPDRFLPEKKEHYSKYFIPFSNGLRNCIGQKYAMISMKVILATLIRTFEFKVDKNIKIDEIKLNTDISMSTVDPLKVKIKKRDY; this is encoded by the exons ATGTTTGTAACTGTCacattaataactttaatttgtCTTGGAGTGAGCTACATTTTGTCGAATTTCTGGCGtcgatcttttattaaaaaagtaaacacTTTCCCAGGTCCAAAAGCATATCCACTTGTTGGAAGTGCTCTCTATTTTGTGGGAATAAATACTAGCg AACTTTTACAAGTTGCGAGTACACTAGTGAACAATTTTTCATCTCCATTTCGAGTCTGGTTCGGCCATATTGCATATATCGGTGTATATGACGGAGAACACATAAAG GCTGTCCTGCAAAGTCGATGCTTCGAAAAAAGTTcattatatgaaacttttaaACCAGTATTGAGAACAGGACTTATCACATCTCCTG TATCTTTATGGAGCTCAAATCGAAAAATGATAGAGAGAATGTTTACTTCAAACAACTTACGAATctactttaatatatttgtggaACAATCATTAGCACTTATGggcgaattaaaaaaagttgaacaAAATGGAAATGAAATTATTCTTCTTGACTTTTTATATAGAAGTATTTTTAACATTGCATGTG AAACTATGTTGGGCGTCAAAGTGGAATCACAATTAGTACACCGATTACTTAAACAAATGACGAg CATAAAGGAAATTTGGAGATATAGATTAagtaacatatttttgcattcaaatattatattcaatctTTCTACTACAAAATGGAAACagcaaaaacaattaaattataccaTATTACTTGTAAATGAG TTACTGCAAAGGAAACATGTATTCGAAAAATCTGTGGTAGCCAAATCCAACAGTAAGACGTTTC TTATCGACATTCTATTGGAAGCATGTCATGAAGGAAGATTAACTCGACAAGAACTTTTGGATCATGTGAATACAATGTTATCCGCA gCCATTGACACAACTGCcgttacaataaattttgtgacTTTTATGCTCGCAAATTTCCCAGAAGTACAG GAAAAAGCATACAAAGAATTATCAGAAATTTATGGCAATGAATCTCCAAAATCTGTACCAATTAAATATGAtgatttgcaaaaaatggATTATTTGAATCAAGTTATTAAGGAAACAATGAGACTCTTCCCTGCTGTTCCTGTGATTGGACGAATTTTAAcagaagatttaaaaatag GAGAAACTATTTTACCTAAAGGAGCTGAAACAATTATGTCTATATTACATATGCACCGAAATAAGAAACATTGGTCGAATCCCTTGATGTTCGATCCAGATAGATTTCttccagaaaaaaaagagcattattcgaaatatttcataccGTTTAGTAACGGACTCAGAAATTGTATTG GTCAAAAATATGCGATGATTTCTATGAAAGTCATTCTAGCAACATTGATACGAACGTTTGAATTTaaagtagataaaaatatcaaaatagatgaaataaaacttaatacaGACATATCAATGAGTACTGTAGATCCtctgaaagttaaaataaaaaaaagggattattaa